Below is a window of Oreochromis aureus strain Israel breed Guangdong linkage group 4, ZZ_aureus, whole genome shotgun sequence DNA.
AGTCAGGAAGATGATCTCATTTCAGTCATCTGAATTTCTGGTTACCACTGGTATTTTCTGCCCAGTAAACCATCTCTCCTGATTAAGCAAAAATGCATTCATCCAGTTATGTTCAAAACTATTATTATTGTGTCCATTCTGACTCAGAGGAGAATTCCTCACAGGGTATTTTCTCCTACCTGTCTGTTGCCTCCTGCCTTCACTATCGCCATAATAATGTTCTCTGTGGCCATGAAGGGCAGCTCGTGGCGGATGTGTCTCTCGATGACTTTGGGGTAGACCACAAGACCCTCTGTGATGTTCTGCAGCGTGCTGAGGATGATGTCTGCTGTCAGGAAGGACTCGGGCAGGGAGATCCTCCTGCACAGGAGCAAGGCAGGGAAGAGAGGAAAGAAACCATCAGTAATCACAAGTAACAGCTTTTTACTCAACCACTGAATCCTGAGTAACAATGTGCAATACATTGTAGGATGTGTagttctttacatttctctgcCCAGGCAGAGAAATGTTGCTTTTACACTTTGCGACTCATTTAATTTCTCTGATTTATCCATTTGTGGTGAGTGAAATACAGTTTCAAGCACGTTTAAGAACCACATCTGAagttcaagcacttttcaaaccttgaaaagacaatattaaaatgcaagcattttcaaggatttcaagcacccgtacgaaccctgtaaTTGGGAATCATTGTTCACTACTATTTATTGTACGCGTCTACACTGATGTAATATCTACTTCACAGAGGAGAACTGCATCATACCAAATTCACAGCTGTgtaagtgtgtctgtgttggcTGACCTGTTGGCGCTGTCATCCAGTGTCCTCTCCAGCCACTGCACTGAGGCAGTCTGCAGGGGGTCGGCCATCAACGCAATCAGATGTCGGGCCAAGCTACAGCAGCGTTCTGCACGCATGGGGTTCCTCTTGTAGGGCATAGCACTGGAACCTGGAAGAGGAGCAGGCAAAGCTTTAGGCTGAGGCACAGTTTAACAGGTAAAAAGTGCTTTTGAATGAGCCAACGTACCAATCTGCTCCTTCTCAAAAGGTTCCTCAATCTCTTTTAGGTTGGCCAGCAGGCGGATGTCTGTGCAGATCTACAGCACATAACAGCATAAAGTTTAGACTCTGTTAGATCAGCTTTTGAAAATCCTGAGCTCAAGACCCAAGTTTCTTTAACCACCACTAAATGGAGACATTTCTTCACCTTGTGCACAGAAGCTCCCAAACTAGCGAGGGTGGACAGGCCGTCTATGTCCACTTTACGACTGTACGTCTGCCCAGTCACCAGGTAGGCTCTGGATAAGAATGGAACAAATTAGTTATAGCCCGTGTTTCAAACTGTTCCTGCTTGGACCATGTTATAAAAACATGTCAGTTAATATTGGAGACAGGAGTTTGATACTTACTTCTTAAAGCCAGCCATCTCGGTCACCATCTTGTCAAGCTCTTCCACCTGGTGGCACAAAAGGAAAACTGACATTAAAAAGTCATCACAATACGGTGCTGTGGGACTTGAGAAATCACCCACATGGTTCTTATGGTTGTTTATACCTTGTCACGGTCCCCCTGAAAGAGCTGCAGGAAGCTGGCCTGGGTGCCTGTGGTCCCCTTGACTCCACGGAAACGAAGATCATCGCGGGCTCGCTCCAGGTTCCTCACATCCATCACCAAATCCTGCAGCCACAGACACGCTCGCTTCCCCACTGTGGTCAACTGGGCAGGCCTgtacagagaggaggagaggggcaCAGTGTGTTTGACATCAAAGTTAGACAGCTCCATCAGTCTGATGAAGGCCTATGAAAACACTGCAGCTGCAGTCGGACTCACTGGAAGTGTGTAAAGCCAAGCGTGGGGAGGTCAGCGTATTCCTCTGCAAAGTTTGCCAGCCGGTCGATGACTCTGGCCAGCTGCAGCAAAAACAAGCCTTTAATGATGCAAATCAGGGTGTCCAACTTATTTTACATCGTGGGCTACAAACAGCCAACTTTGATCTTTAGCTCCCAGAAGCAGTGAAGATGCATAATAAATGTGACCAATATGATGCATAGCCTGTCCTGTAatctttaaatataattttcatgaattcaattcaatgaaaatgttttgttcttttaatggactcactgtaaaaacaaaaactagctGACAAGCTTGTTTGATATTAATTTGCACTGTTTTCATAGAATTTCTGGACAAACAGGTGAGTCTCACCTTGGGCAAGAGGATGTTGAAGCCATCACACAATGCAATGAGATCCTGAAGAACAGAAACTACAAACATGAGAAGCTTTAAAGAGTCAAAACTCATCACTGCTGGGTTTATTTGTGCAATAGTCATACTTACAGTATTGTCTCCCACATAGCATGACGTAGCTCCGAGGTGGATGATGGGAGCAGCTGTGGGGCAGCAGTGTGCAAAGGTGTGGACGTGCGCCATGACATCGTGCCTCAGCTTTCGCTCTTCTTCAGCCGCCATGGCAAAGTCAATGTCCTCTGCATGGCTCTCCATCTCTGCAATCTGAGCATCAGTGATGGGCAGACCCAGAGCCTGAGGAGGAGAACAttgaacacagagacatgatGACAAACAGGAAGAGTTTCTACAAGCAACTTATGAAGTTTAGAGATGGCAAAACAAAAGTGCTTGTAGTTACAGAATGAATTTTGAACCATTTCCTGCAgggtttcattcattttcagagtttacttataagcaatgttccctctaatttttttcatgtgtctgagcgaacacaaaCTCtcagcgatcccttggaccactgtgagcgacatcagacgtgtgcactgtggtcacgccagcgtcgaatccatccaagttacacggtttattaaaacaataaaattacagcatttacatttatgttagactacgtttaattaactgctttagcccacttacaatgaaaagtttttaaaaacaatcttgttcatgacctgtgtagtatgttaacactatcggaagtaaaaataacttgaactccaattttgaaaacacaactttgttttcttttaaaaaaaataaaactgacttgtattatgagtctgtgagagagtcctgtaactctgtctgccaaatacagtatataatgaccaccgttgggcaattaattatatatacacgcttcttcaaaaaaaagttactgagttttgcaaaccaagttttttgctgctgtttatctaaaaatgcagccaaggcgggggggtttttaaacaaacatttcaaaacatttacagatcaatcagctgttctgcatcaaatctgatgccacacaaattatttgtgccactccaaaaaataatttttccactatgagataaatgAGAACAGCCtaatacctgcaggcctgacaacaggagatgtatcactcctgtaacacctgtaacattcagcagccgcctcattgttctgacacacaacaaaaccattgactacactacacactaactacacaagatttgcgctaaacgttgcaaatctctcacatctcaaaacaccgccgtcactcctaaaacttcctcccGTGTCTTaactaaatgccatgttttgattggtcgacatggtacatttttcgaccaatgggaaagggcgaggtgttttggtttcgtctttgctcacaggcggagttCTTttgagcgttttccttataaaacgccgtttttaccgtttcttcccgcaatAAATACAAACAACGATCGTATtaaggaagaaaaccaaacattgcatatttttttatcataactccggttttacgtggcccatcagcacaatttaaaaactggtataaagtccacacattttccgtcaattgttccgtctgtcctgctcacatctccaatggttgtacacgttgtcattaacgtggcttcactccacatcagccacgccgctttgctagctaaaagaccggtgtcggcacatatttactttaatttcaattcaggttagatttttttttggtgtgcaacgcagattttctctgcgcagagaccgtgccaacagtacgcaattgcgcacgtgcgcagcttacaGGGAACATTACTTATAAGCTGCTTCCTACTTACTTCCTACTTTTTATGTGGAGCTTTTTGACTCTTGATAATACAGTTCTTTACTTTTAAGATATTCATTTATCAACAGTTACAAatgcaaatatgttttaaataaatacatattttattataaatacaCATATTTGCAGTATTGGCAGCATTAGCAAACACCCTGCTGTTTATTAGTCATTAGTCTGTCAGCATGTCTTTTCTCCAGTTTTGATCATCATGTGCTGTCCTCGTGAGGAGGCACAGGCACTCAATATTCTGATTAGACTGGACTATATTCTGCTGGGACACCGTAGTCACGTGATTCCTACAGCACTACAGAAAGGTTCCAGACAATCAAGTACCTCTCTCCAGTCAAAGGGGTCATAGGTCAGAGTGGTCAAATAAAACCTCAGTAGAGAAGatgccacaaacacaacagcatTGAGCCAGAGTTACTGTTACTAATTTTCCCACTTGAAGAGCTTTTTGTTCATCACAGTAACATTCGCTGTCgagacagcagcagctgttcaaATAATTCAGAACATGTACGCATGCGTGTCGAAGCTCACGTGGCTCTGCGAtggaaaacaaactgcagaTTTTCTATTTTAGAATCTCATAATAATGGtgacgggtatttttgaaaacggagatttgccgtttttgttttaaaaaaaataatcccgtccacacgtaaacgcaaaaatgaaggaaaacgctgctgggaacatgccaaagcaacagttggcgatatattcctaaccgtgtagaaatgttggccaatcagaagtctagaagcctcggtgggaaatagtaaacaaaaatggggcatagaagcagaaccgagtcgtatgtgtggagggacagtaactgtgtgtatatgtaagcatttaaacgctgcagagagtacaattaacagtattgtagaaattcatttcaccgaaacaacaACGTGGCGCACTCaatgcaaaaatgcaaaaaccgagttttcgaaaatatccaccctggccggcgtttttagaaatctccgttttcagtgaccgaaaacgccgtttacgtgtggacaaaaggtgcaaacgcatagaaaaatctgcgttttctaaaaaatacccgggtacgtgtggacgtagccaaatgttcatttaaaatatgaccTATGACACTGATTACTGTATGGTAGCAGTCTGCTCAGTCAGCACCGGGCAGCATCCACACGACTCGTAAGACCTTATAACTATGTTTAGAGCAGGAAACTAGGGCTCTGTTATGGTCGCGGACTTCTGTCATAAGCTTGTATCAGCAGATCATTATATCAAACCTTCTCCGCTTTGGCGAGGAAAATCCACAGCTTCCTCCAGGTGATGAACTTCTTTTTGTCGCTGAAGTTGTAGCTCATTTCTTTGCTGGCGTatctggacaccagaggtgagcGATACTTATTCATCTCTTCGGCTCCGGCCATGGTTGCTAGAAAGGTGAACGGGGCAGCGCCAGGATCTTAAGTAGTGATGCGCGGATCGATCTGAAATATCGATTCCTCGACAGCCGTATTTCGAACATGACTATGAAAGGCGGAAGAGCAAGTAGTTCCTTTGAATTTAGACAATCCGAATGttatagtttctttccactgtgttcctgttaatgataaactacaaatttactctaaattactaaaatatcaatattttaatgtgagaatcgattctagaacataaatgaTTGGTATCGCAGGAATCGATATTTTAGGATCGATCTGCACATCACTAGTGCGCACTCACAACAAtggtaaatctagtgttaaggGTAAGATCTCATATTTGTTTAAATTCAGATTGAACCCTGAAGCTTTTGAGAAAGTTTCAATAATCTGCAGAATTTTGGGGATTTCATTCAGGTTATTTAGAAAAATGGTTGTATCGTCGGCTAACTGGCTGATAGAGAGCTCTTTACCCAGGATAGATATCTTACCAAACTCAGTATCAGTATGGAAAGCATTTCTGTTGCTGCGATAATACTGGAATACTGTTAAAGGTAAAGATTTCTTTAGATACTAATTGAGGGTCAGTGCATAGCCGACTATCAATTTGTAGACTATTTATGGCGTTTCTCTCTTGTCTTATCTTTTCTAATGTACAAAAATATGCTGTACTTTTTTCGCCATCCTCGATCCACTTGGTTCGGGATCTCAGATATGCTCCTTTAGCCTTTTTAGTATAAATATCATCTAAAGAAGACTGTAGAATACTTCTACGTTGTTTGTCATTATCATTAAAAAAGGGTTTCCAGCAGATGTGATTAAGTTCTCTGATAACTTCAGTTTCTTTTTGCTTGTTCTGATGAGCTATTATTTTACTGTGTTTAATTGAGATTTGACGCGCTTTAAACTTAAAGAATTCCCACTTTTCTGTGTAAGAACTTATGTTTTCATTAGTTGAAATAAGTTCTAGTTGTCGAAGTATTTCGTTACTAAAATTTTCATTGGTAAGCAGGGATGAGTTAAACTTCCAGTAACCTTTATTATGAGAGTTTTTCATTTGAGGAGTGACACTGAAATGTATCACACAGTGGTCGGTTAAAGGCGCAGCTGAGACACCCACATCTACATTATTCTGCATTAAACTGTCTGAGATTAGCCAGAAATCGATACGCGATTTAGCCGAACAATCAGGCTTGAACCACGAAAAGGACTGAACAAGTGGGTTTGCTAATCTCCAAGGATCTATTAGGTTGAGATTTAGACAGAAGTTGTGTAAAAATGAATTTATATGATGGGAATGGAATTTAGAGGGTGATCTATCAAGCCATTCGTCATAAACCACATTGGAATCTCCACCTAATATAAGATTGTTTGTGGAGTATTTGTGAGATAGTTCTTTTAGGTGACTGGTAATCTCAGTTAATAAAAGTTTGTTCTGAGCTACATTGTTGTAACCATAAACATTACATAAGATCAAAAAGCTATTATCCACTTTGAGTACACAAATTAGCCAATGGCCCAGACTGTCTTTCCTATGAGTTTCAATTTTTTTACAAAAGTTTTTAAATAGTAAGGCTACCCCAGCTGATTTGTTAGTACCGTGACAAAAAATTATTCTTTCCCCCCACTGACTAGACCAAAAattttcatctgcctccacagAGTGTGTTTCTTGTAGCAGTATACAGTTcgcatttacatttttacagaaCAAAAATATAGATTTTCTTTTAACACTGTCTCTTAAGCCCCTAGTATTTAAAGACACACAGTTAACATTGGAACTAAGGAATGACATAAAAAGGAAGTGAGAAAGCAAAAAAGAGGTTGACTGTTGTTGACtgttgttgtggaagttttcgattaaataaagcctgcagacgaGCGGTGAGcagtagctaacattctttaatcaaaactgtggagttgtctgcttcccccaacttccttactagacccccaccatttgtcttactGTATGAGTgtgagacatgttaaaatccagtggcaccaaggtatcatacaataaaataatgtgattaatacataagtaaaagaaattcctttacaatcccaccctttgattcttaaatcaagaatcacattaataccagaatttctttcctgacattctgtatatcacatcaacattattgtacacttaaaggagtttcacactgtgtatCCTCACTTCACTTTTCTCCCACCaccctttgttcatctttaatcaGCCCCACAATCTAAGCTCTCACATGCAAATGGCAACAACAATGACACAGAGATAAAGGCCTTCTCCAGAGTGTCAAAGTACTTTGCATGGCAAAGTGAAACAGCATTAGGTGGTCATTCCCAGTCATGGTCATGGCTCCTGGTGTCTGTGCCGTTTACAGAGTCATAATTCCAGCGCTGATCTCCCTCTGTGCTGTCACCTTTGGAGCTTGGCATGCTCTCTCCATCCCTCGATTTCTGTTCCAACGCGGCTGTAAATTAGGAGCAGAGCAAGTCGTACACTCCTGTAGCCTTCCTCAACATCAATGTAgaaactctttcattttattttaagattttgctgttcaAAATCTCCTCGTGACAATCTTTTGGAAGCCCAGTGGTGCAGCCCACTGTCGTTTGTCAGTTGTCCTGGAGATGGTCCCtgcttctcactggtcctcttgaAGCGCTCTCTCCCAGTCATGGTCTGCATCTGCGCCTCAGTCTTTTCTTCCATATCCCTCATGTCACGGtctctgcaatttaaaaatgaaagctccCCCGGAAAACCCTCTTTTACCATATGTTAACTTAACACACTTAGATATGCACAATAAAGTTGCGCATTGTCTCTTAAAACTTCCAGGACCTCTCCCCTGGAGTAGCTTCACTCCAGGCCCTgttgtaagaaaaaaacattagccAGTGGTGTGTCCTGCTGTAGATCATGTGATTAGGTCCCACGATTAACCCTTTGCTGTGGAAAAAGTGATGTAGATGTTAGCGCAGCGCATCTGtatgcacactttctcacagtgacaTTTGCATTGTAAACAATACAAGGTCATGAATAACACACTGCTGGtaaattcacagacacagaaagtggcaattAAAAGGTTAAGTCAGCACGGCCCAAAAGCCCATGCAACCTGTTGCTGTcacctttctgctcctgtaaaaagaaacatacatacatacatacatccacccttttgtcactctgggtggaggtgcaatcttgcatactggtgtcaagtcagtcaagcttttgtcagtccagtcagtccccattttttatttgctgacagcAGAACCTCTCGTGATgcaataagtttctactgccagcaatgacgccatttcaaaaaaagaaaaaaaaattagactggattacatcgctgaatcctttttgacagggacttgttttctgattgtcccaaataagtggctttctcccgagtccattttaattttggagaaactcacttgcgattgttcaacatgttgtgtagctCTTTCGATTCCGATCTTCTAGGCCTgcttgaaaaagagaaaattgccaaacagaaaatctcagtgcactgttaaaaatcaaaaaatatgaaGGCCTCTTTTTAGAAGTTGTCTAAGCATACTCTCTTAGAATGATAGATCAACCAAAGGAAAATGCATCAGTAAATCTCCAAAACGTTCATCCACCAGTCACACACCTCACACAACAGCAATATTAAtaagagaggtctattaacacatagtgagtgagaaaggtgactgaaaaggaaaaactcaatgcatcatgggaatccgccagcagcctacgtctattgcagcataactaagggacgATTCAAGGTCACTTGGTCCAGCCCTAAGTATCTGctttagaaaaaaggaaagttttaagcctaatcttaaaagtagatatagtgtctgtctcctgaatccaaactggaagctggttccacagaagaggggcctgaaaactgaaggctctccctcccattctactttaaatactctagggacagcaagtaagcctgcagtgcgagagtgaagtgctctaatagggtgatatggtactacaaggtcattgagataagatggggcctgattatttaagaccttgtatgtgaggagcaggattttgaattcaattctggatttaacaggaagccaatgaagggaagccaatacaggggaaatatgctctctttctagtccctgtcagtactcttgctgcagcattttggacctCTCTCCTGTCAAGTGGAACAAGTGgaaaaaaactgcaataataAAAACTCATTAGTGGGCAATGTTTCAATCAGCTCTGTGTTAGCAGCATTGACAATTCAAAAAAAGtcttcaaaatgtgttttttatttttttttttttattttatgttaacccccaaaaagtttaaaaagacaAAGTTCAAAATATAATTAGCAGGCCTGTAAAAGAGGTTAACTAAATGTAACTCTACAAAAAGTAATTTCCAGAAACTTAATCACACAACTTCAGTCACAAACTGACCTAAACACAAAGACGCAGGAGGGTAGCTTTTATAGTGGTTTGGCCAAACCATTTACACACAATAGGGggaaacataaacaaacaccaATACTAACTGAG
It encodes the following:
- the LOC116327825 gene encoding adenylosuccinate lyase-like isoform X2, producing MAGAEEMNKYRSPLVSRYASKEMSYNFSDKKKFITWRKLWIFLAKAEKALGLPITDAQIAEMESHAEDIDFAMAAEEERKLRHDVMAHVHTFAHCCPTAAPIIHLGATSCYVGDNTDLIALCDGFNILLPKLARVIDRLANFAEEYADLPTLGFTHFQPAQLTTVGKRACLWLQDLVMDVRNLERARDDLRFRGVKGTTGTQASFLQLFQGDRDKVEELDKMVTEMAGFKKAYLVTGQTYSRKVDIDGLSTLASLGASVHKICTDIRLLANLKEIEEPFEKEQIGSSAMPYKRNPMRAERCCSLARHLIALMADPLQTASVQWLERTLDDSANRRISLPESFLTADIILSTLQNITEGLVVYPKVIERHIRHELPFMATENIIMAIVKAGGNRQECHEKIRVLSQEAAAVVKQEGGDNDLLARIQRDPYFAPILGQLDALLDPKTFIGRAPQQVKTFLAEEVRPLLEPYKANMDVKVELVL
- the LOC116327825 gene encoding adenylosuccinate lyase-like isoform X3 codes for the protein MESHAEDIDFAMAAEEERKLRHDVMAHVHTFAHCCPTAAPIIHLGATSCYVGDNTDLIALRDGFNILLPKLARVIDRLANFAEEYADLPTLGFTHFQPAQLTTVGKRACLWLQDLVMDVRNLERARDDLRFRGVKGTTGTQASFLQLFQGDRDKVEELDKMVTEMAGFKKAYLVTGQTYSRKVDIDGLSTLASLGASVHKICTDIRLLANLKEIEEPFEKEQIGSSAMPYKRNPMRAERCCSLARHLIALMADPLQTASVQWLERTLDDSANRRISLPESFLTADIILSTLQNITEGLVVYPKVIERHIRHELPFMATENIIMAIVKAGGNRQECHEKIRVLSQEAAAVVKQEGGDNDLLARIQRDPYFAPILGQLDALLDPKTFIGRAPQQVKTFLAEEVRPLLEPYKANMDVKVELVL
- the LOC116327825 gene encoding adenylosuccinate lyase-like isoform X1, which codes for MAGAEEMNKYRSPLVSRYASKEMSYNFSDKKKFITWRKLWIFLAKAEKALGLPITDAQIAEMESHAEDIDFAMAAEEERKLRHDVMAHVHTFAHCCPTAAPIIHLGATSCYVGDNTDLIALCDGFNILLPKLARVIDRLANFAEEYADLPTLGFTHFQPAQLTTVGKRACLWLQDLVMDVRNLERARDDLRFRGVKGTTGTQASFLQLFQGDRDKVEELDKMVTEMAGFKKAYLVTGQTYSRKVDIDGLSTLASLGASVHKICTDIRLLANLKEIEEPFEKEQIGSSAMPYKRNPMRAERCCSLARHLIALMADPLQTASVQWLERTLDDSANRRISLPESFLTADIILSTLQNITEGLVVYPKVIERHIRHELPFMATENIIMAIVKAGGNRQECHEKIRVLSQEAAAVVKQEGGDNDLLARIQRDPYFAPILGQLDALLDPKTFIGRAPQQVKTFLAEEVRPLLEPYKANMDVKVELVL